One window of the Candidatus Eisenbacteria bacterium genome contains the following:
- a CDS encoding glycosyltransferase family 2 protein has protein sequence MTAPDVSIIIVSWNTRDLLRDCLRAVEGSAGTATEMIVVDNASSDGSATMVRAEFPGVRTIENPGNRGFAKACNQGLTVARGRYRMLLNSDTRVNPDALARLVAFMDAHPRAGACGPQLRHFDGTLQPSGRAFPTLLAAVIAVTPVPMWVRRVTADRFERRDYSRACEVDELTGAALCLRGEALDQVGVLDEDFFFFGEDVDLCWRLHKAGWTVTYLPEALVLHGWGGSRGKVRERTSLLIQRAYVLLMRKHRPGLAPAVVTALSFVLTLLKAVRRALPAWARGGPRAALASLRVHRDELFWLCAR, from the coding sequence ATGACCGCTCCCGACGTCAGCATCATCATCGTCAGCTGGAACACGCGCGATCTGCTGCGGGACTGCCTTCGGGCGGTCGAGGGCTCGGCCGGCACCGCGACCGAGATGATCGTGGTCGACAACGCCTCGAGCGACGGCAGCGCCACCATGGTGCGCGCCGAGTTTCCCGGGGTGCGGACGATCGAGAACCCTGGGAATCGCGGATTCGCCAAGGCCTGCAACCAGGGGCTCACGGTCGCGCGCGGGCGGTATCGTATGCTCCTCAATTCGGACACGCGCGTGAATCCGGACGCGTTGGCCCGGCTGGTCGCCTTCATGGACGCGCACCCGAGGGCCGGCGCGTGCGGACCGCAGCTTCGCCACTTCGACGGAACCCTGCAGCCCAGCGGGCGCGCCTTCCCAACCCTGCTCGCGGCCGTGATCGCGGTCACCCCGGTGCCCATGTGGGTGCGCCGCGTGACCGCGGACCGGTTCGAGCGCCGCGACTACAGCCGAGCCTGCGAGGTCGACGAGCTCACGGGGGCCGCCCTCTGCCTGCGCGGCGAGGCGCTCGATCAGGTAGGGGTGCTGGACGAGGATTTCTTCTTCTTCGGCGAGGACGTGGACCTCTGCTGGCGGCTCCACAAAGCGGGCTGGACCGTGACCTACCTGCCCGAGGCCTTGGTCCTCCATGGCTGGGGCGGCAGCCGCGGGAAGGTCCGCGAGCGCACCAGCTTGCTCATCCAGCGCGCCTACGTCCTCCTCATGCGCAAGCACAGGCCCGGGCTCGCTCCGGCCGTCGTGACCGCCCTGTCGTTCGTGCTCACGCTCCTCAAGGCGGTGCGGCGGGCGCTCCCCGCCTGGGCGCGGGGCGGCCCGAGGGCGGCGCTCGCTTCGCTGCGGGTGCATCGGGACGAGCTCTTCTGGCTGTGCGCGCGGTGA
- a CDS encoding glycosyltransferase family 4 protein, whose product MGAPRDRGPVRAPRLQPSLRGRRAHGGRPLPARRGARSGRGAGRGFLLLRRGRGPLLAAPQSGLDRDLPARGLGPPWLGRQPREGPRAHQLAHPARLRPPHAQAQARARSGRRDRPVVRAHAPQGGAAGAPRLGAGRPEGGARFAAGASGRALLAVRAVSVPRVVIDISAGVHEGAGNARYVRELVQALRVLPDAPELAPYSTAGPIHADAPEWLLQLPRRELTWRDRAWRGLSLASQLSGVSLRSLLPEGDLVHATNSILPHTGKTPTVLTVQDVTFLSHPELHSRLSRFHLRRMVPRACGRARLVVVPSRATAEELKRRSSVDEAKIRVVPDGYDEARFTPYAGPDDAAVLERHGVDGPYVLFVGTIEPRKNLVRMLEAFARVRREGLPHRLALAGGLGWGYEPVMERLASPDLDGGVVRLGRVADADLPALYRGAAAFVYPSLFEGFGLPVLEAMACGVPVVTSNASSLPEVAGEAALTVPPHDVPALAAAVRAALTDEGLALRLRAAGPIRAAGFTWSGTARGMAEVYREALAVGAG is encoded by the coding sequence GTGGGTGCGCCGCGTGACCGCGGACCGGTTCGAGCGCCGCGACTACAGCCGAGCCTGCGAGGTCGACGAGCTCACGGGGGCCGCCCTCTGCCTGCGCGGCGAGGCGCTCGATCAGGTAGGGGTGCTGGACGAGGATTTCTTCTTCTTCGGCGAGGACGTGGACCTCTGCTGGCGGCTCCACAAAGCGGGCTGGACCGTGACCTACCTGCCCGAGGCCTTGGTCCTCCATGGCTGGGGCGGCAGCCGCGGGAAGGTCCGCGAGCGCACCAGCTTGCTCATCCAGCGCGCCTACGTCCTCCTCATGCGCAAGCACAGGCCCGGGCTCGCTCCGGCCGTCGTGACCGCCCTGTCGTTCGTGCTCACGCTCCTCAAGGCGGTGCGGCGGGCGCTCCCCGCCTGGGCGCGGGGCGGCCCGAGGGCGGCGCTCGCTTCGCTGCGGGTGCATCGGGACGAGCTCTTCTGGCTGTGCGCGCGGTGAGCGTGCCGCGCGTCGTGATCGACATCTCGGCCGGCGTTCACGAAGGCGCCGGAAACGCCCGGTACGTGCGCGAGCTGGTGCAGGCGTTGCGCGTCCTGCCGGACGCCCCCGAGCTTGCTCCCTACAGCACGGCCGGACCCATCCACGCCGACGCGCCGGAGTGGCTGCTTCAGCTTCCGCGGCGCGAGCTCACGTGGCGGGACCGCGCGTGGCGCGGACTCTCGCTCGCCTCGCAGCTTTCGGGAGTCTCGCTCCGCTCCCTGCTGCCCGAGGGCGATCTCGTGCACGCGACGAACTCCATCCTGCCCCACACCGGGAAAACCCCCACGGTGCTCACCGTGCAGGACGTCACCTTCTTGAGCCACCCGGAGCTCCACTCGAGGCTGAGCCGCTTCCATCTGCGCCGGATGGTGCCGCGAGCCTGCGGACGCGCCCGGCTGGTCGTCGTCCCCTCCCGGGCGACGGCCGAGGAGCTCAAGCGCCGCTCGAGCGTGGATGAGGCCAAGATTCGGGTCGTGCCCGACGGCTACGACGAGGCGCGATTCACCCCCTACGCGGGCCCCGACGACGCCGCGGTGCTCGAGCGTCATGGCGTGGACGGACCCTACGTGCTCTTCGTCGGGACCATCGAGCCCCGGAAGAATCTCGTGCGCATGCTGGAGGCCTTCGCGCGGGTCCGCCGCGAGGGGCTCCCGCACCGGCTCGCCCTGGCGGGGGGACTCGGCTGGGGCTACGAGCCGGTGATGGAGCGCCTCGCATCCCCCGACCTCGATGGAGGGGTCGTGCGGCTCGGGCGCGTCGCCGACGCGGATCTCCCGGCGCTCTATCGCGGCGCGGCCGCGTTCGTCTACCCGTCCTTGTTCGAAGGGTTCGGCCTGCCGGTGCTGGAGGCGATGGCGTGCGGCGTGCCGGTGGTCACCTCGAACGCCTCGAGCCTGCCGGAGGTCGCGGGCGAGGCGGCGTTGACCGTGCCGCCCCACGACGTGCCGGCGCTGGCGGCGGCAGTGCGGGCCGCGCTGACCGACGAGGGCCTCGCGCTGCGGCTTCGTGCCGCGGGTCCCATCCGGGCGGCGGGCTTCACGTGGAGCGGCACGGCCCGCGGGATGGCCGAGGTCTACCGGGAGGCGCTGGCCGTTGGCGCAGGCTGA